From one Notolabrus celidotus isolate fNotCel1 chromosome 2, fNotCel1.pri, whole genome shotgun sequence genomic stretch:
- the ctbs gene encoding di-N-acetylchitobiase translates to MSRILLILSSIFVVCRANICPCKRLELCQQIREDRDFEVFVFDVGGKTWTSYNWSMVTTVATFGKYDAELMCYAHSKGARVVLKGDVRLSDIVDQENRTAWITEKVNLAKSQFMDGINIDIEQAVEEDSPEYHALTALVKETTDTFHRDIPGSQVSFDVAWSPKCIDKRCYDYVTIAQSCDLLFVMSYDEQSQIMGDCIAMANAPLSQTLDAYDQYVNMNIDPKKLVMGVPWYGYDYPCLNLSVEGICSIAKVPFRGAPCSDAAGKQKPYNWIMKEVNISMSGRLWDDRQQAPYFNYKDQTGQTHQVWYDDPQSICPKADSVKSKGLRGIGMWNGNILDYSDEPVARQQTAEMWNALLGC, encoded by the exons ATGTCCAGGATTCTTTTGATTTTGTCGTCGATATTCGTGGTTTGCAGGGCTAATATCTGTCCGTGTAAGAGACTGGAACTCTGTCAGCAGATCCGCGAGGACAGGGACTTTGAG gtgtttgtgtttgacgtGGGTGGAAAGACATGGACGTCCTACAACTGGAGCATGGTAACGACGGTGGCAACGTTTGGCAAATATGATGCTGAGCTCATGTGTTATGCTCACTCAAAAGGAGCCCGAGTTGTTCTCAAAG GTGACGTTCGACTCTCCGACATTGTGGACCAAGAAAACAGGACAGCATGGATAACAGAGAAGGTCAACCTGGCCAAGAGTCAATTCATGGATGGGATCAACATCGACATTGAACAAGCAGTGGAGGAGGACTCACCAGAGTACCACGCTCTGACAGCCCTGGTTAAAGAGACCACTGACACTTTTCACAGGGACATCCCTGGCTCCCAG GTTTCATTTGACGTTGCCTGGTCACCAAAATGTATTGACAAGCGCTGCTATGACTACGTCACCATCGCTCAGTCCTGCGACCTGCTCTTTGTGATGTCTTACGATGAACAGAGCCAGATCATGGGGGACTGTATTGCCATGGCAAATGCCCCACTCTCTCAAACACTGGATG cTTACGACCAGTATGTGAATATGAACATTGATCCAAAGAAGCTTGTGATGGGAGTGCCTTGGTACGGCTATGACTACCCATGCCTCAACCTTTCTGTG GAGGGAATATGTTCAATTGCAAAAGTTCCTTTCCGTGGCGCTCCCTGCAGCGATGCAGCTGGAAAACAGAAACCCTACAATTGGATCATGAAGGAGGTCAACATCTCAATGTCTGGCAGGCTCTGGGACGACAGGCAGCAGGCTCCTTACTTCAATTACAAG GACCAGACAGGACAGACTCATCAGGTTTGGTATGATGACCCACAGAGCATTTGTCCTAAGGCAGACTCTGTGAAATCTAAAGGTTTGAGGGGAATTGGCATGTGGAACGGAAACATCTTGGACTACAGTGATGAGCCGGTTGCCAGgcagcagactgcagagatGTGGAATGCGCTGTTAGGATGCTAG
- the spata1 gene encoding spermatogenesis-associated protein 1 isoform X1, which yields MELSCESVRYTENRRPASCKFVELHVLYVPDDQWNVKLNKVPVEAIENFVSAGFIRVYPDITLKSLRSELGALLGTERSIDKFSFLKCVGRSLALVKSRQERDLKVKTFAPPYAPQPELYLLPTEELDSSVCSQSLSPDTSISSQDHHIYYHPHKTCSLPTGTKEPVKFPLIPKCSHQPPPTSSLEEEEEEEGEDDDEQSYSSSESERDNEEEGLSSDKLSWAEKGCCQTKPQTHRAPKSVSENKGKIKDSAPVKESQEKDNCTKKKIQHIRQNRTARDSGVAPSLDDGDSVFSLTDGLRKSKDAYGLKSIMTQSVSRVTESPAVLSRPVRCTSPPPDLNMAKVTQKKSTSLIYPTNREELIDEIKLVREERKQLEWTRQELLRKGKDLLAQNRHRRNQARDSWKKKYFETKKATAPLEESLRNLRQELETFYNKLLHQLQARDSRAKPRRQGKPSIRNELIIQIMTESYEIDNLKRKAEDAKMKLVTEIKLRKQAATELRALKAELAQKKSQSSNPAHTACLSLGGTRQDRQQVQNTSI from the exons ATGGAGCTGTCTTGCGAGTCAGTGAGATACACTGAAAACAGGAGACCAGCTAGTTGCAAG TTTGTTGAGCTCCATGTCCTGTATGTGCCAGATGATCAGTGGAATGTGAAGCTCAACAAAGTCCCTGTAGAAGCCATAGAGAACTTCGTATCTGCAGGCTTCATCAG GGTTTATCCTGATATCACCCTGAAATCTCTGAGGAGCGAGCTGGGAGCTCTTCTTGGCACTGAGAGGAGTATAGACAAATTCTCTTTCCTGAAATGTGTTGGCCGCAGTTTGGCACTG GTCAAGAGCAGACAGGAGAGGGATCTCAAAGTGAAAACATTTGCTCCACCGTAT GCCCCACAGCCGGAGCTTTACCTGCTGCCCACAGAGGAGCTTGACAGCAGTGTTTGCTCCCAGTCTCTTAGCCCAGACACCAGCATCAGCTCCCAAGACCACCACATCTATTACCACCCTCACAAGACCTGCAGTCTGCCAACAGGAACAAAAGAGCCCGTTAAATTCCCCCTCATTCCCAAGTGTTCCCATCAGCCACCTCCCACCTCCAgcctggaagaggaggaggaagaggaaggggaggatgatgatgagcaGAGCTACAGTTCTTCAGAGTCAGAAAGAGATAATGAGGAGGAGGGCCTTTCCTCAGACAAGTTAAGTTGGGCAGAGAAGGGTTGTTGCCAAACGAAGCCTCAGACTCACAGGGCACCAAAGTCTGTCTCAGAGAATAAAGGTAAAATTAAAG ATTCGGCTCCAGTGAAGGAGTCACAGGAGAAAGATAACTGCACTAAGAAGAAGATCCAGCACATCAGACAGAACAGAACGGCCAGAGATTCAGGAGTAGCTCCATCTTTGGATGACGGGGATTCGGTCTTCTCCCTCACAGACGG GCTCAGGAAATCAAAAGATGCATATGGACTAAAGTCCATCATGACTCAATCAGTAAGTAGA GTGACAGAAAGTCCAGCTGTGCTGTCTCGGCCAGTCCGCTGCACCTCCCCACCTCCAGATCTGAACATGGCCAAGGTCACTCAAAAGAAGTCTACCTCTCTCATCTACCCAACAAATA GGGAGGAACTGATCGATGAGATCAAGCtggtgagggaggagaggaagcagcTGGAGTGGACCAGACAAGAGTTACTAAGAAAGGGGAAAGATTTATTGGCTCAAAATAGACACCGCAGGAACCAAG CACGTGACAGTTGGAAGAAGAAATATTTTGAAACCAAGAAGGCTACGGCACCACTGGAGGAAAGTCTGAGAAACCTACGACAAGAGTTGGAGACATTCTACAACAAACTGTTGCACCAGCTTCAGGCCAGAGACAGCAGAGCGAAGCCAAGACGACAAGGCAAACCGTCCATAAGG AACGAGCTCATCATTCAGATCATGACAGAGAGTTATGAGATTGACAACTTGAAGAGGAAGGCAGAGGATGCCAAGATGAAGCTAGTGACAGAGATCAAG TTGAGGAAACAGGCAGCCACAGAACTCAGGGCCTTGAAGGCTGAGCTGGCCCAGAAGAAGAGTCAATCCTCTAATCCTGCTCACACTGCCTGTCTGAGCTTAGGAGGCACTAGACAGGACAGACAACAAGTTCAGAACACCTCCATTTAA
- the spata1 gene encoding spermatogenesis-associated protein 1 isoform X3, with protein MELSCESVRYTENRRPASCKFVELHVLYVPDDQWNVKLNKVPVEAIENFVSAGFIRVYPDITLKSLRSELGALLGTERSIDKFSFLKCVGRSLALVKSRQERDLKVKTFAPPYAPQPELYLLPTEELDSSVCSQSLSPDTSISSQDHHIYYHPHKTCSLPTGTKEPVKFPLIPKCSHQPPPTSSLEEEEEEEGEDDDEQSYSSSESERDNEEEGLSSDKLSWAEKGCCQTKPQTHRAPKSVSENKDSAPVKESQEKDNCTKKKIQHIRQNRTARDSGVAPSLDDGDSVFSLTDGLRKSKDAYGLKSIMTQSVSRVTESPAVLSRPVRCTSPPPDLNMAKVTQKKSTSLIYPTNREELIDEIKLVREERKQLEWTRQELLRKGKDLLAQNRHRRNQARDSWKKKYFETKKATAPLEESLRNLRQELETFYNKLLHQLQARDSRAKPRRQGKPSIRNELIIQIMTESYEIDNLKRKAEDAKMKLVTEIKLRKQAATELRALKAELAQKKSQSSNPAHTACLSLGGTRQDRQQVQNTSI; from the exons ATGGAGCTGTCTTGCGAGTCAGTGAGATACACTGAAAACAGGAGACCAGCTAGTTGCAAG TTTGTTGAGCTCCATGTCCTGTATGTGCCAGATGATCAGTGGAATGTGAAGCTCAACAAAGTCCCTGTAGAAGCCATAGAGAACTTCGTATCTGCAGGCTTCATCAG GGTTTATCCTGATATCACCCTGAAATCTCTGAGGAGCGAGCTGGGAGCTCTTCTTGGCACTGAGAGGAGTATAGACAAATTCTCTTTCCTGAAATGTGTTGGCCGCAGTTTGGCACTG GTCAAGAGCAGACAGGAGAGGGATCTCAAAGTGAAAACATTTGCTCCACCGTAT GCCCCACAGCCGGAGCTTTACCTGCTGCCCACAGAGGAGCTTGACAGCAGTGTTTGCTCCCAGTCTCTTAGCCCAGACACCAGCATCAGCTCCCAAGACCACCACATCTATTACCACCCTCACAAGACCTGCAGTCTGCCAACAGGAACAAAAGAGCCCGTTAAATTCCCCCTCATTCCCAAGTGTTCCCATCAGCCACCTCCCACCTCCAgcctggaagaggaggaggaagaggaaggggaggatgatgatgagcaGAGCTACAGTTCTTCAGAGTCAGAAAGAGATAATGAGGAGGAGGGCCTTTCCTCAGACAAGTTAAGTTGGGCAGAGAAGGGTTGTTGCCAAACGAAGCCTCAGACTCACAGGGCACCAAAGTCTGTCTCAGAGAATAAAG ATTCGGCTCCAGTGAAGGAGTCACAGGAGAAAGATAACTGCACTAAGAAGAAGATCCAGCACATCAGACAGAACAGAACGGCCAGAGATTCAGGAGTAGCTCCATCTTTGGATGACGGGGATTCGGTCTTCTCCCTCACAGACGG GCTCAGGAAATCAAAAGATGCATATGGACTAAAGTCCATCATGACTCAATCAGTAAGTAGA GTGACAGAAAGTCCAGCTGTGCTGTCTCGGCCAGTCCGCTGCACCTCCCCACCTCCAGATCTGAACATGGCCAAGGTCACTCAAAAGAAGTCTACCTCTCTCATCTACCCAACAAATA GGGAGGAACTGATCGATGAGATCAAGCtggtgagggaggagaggaagcagcTGGAGTGGACCAGACAAGAGTTACTAAGAAAGGGGAAAGATTTATTGGCTCAAAATAGACACCGCAGGAACCAAG CACGTGACAGTTGGAAGAAGAAATATTTTGAAACCAAGAAGGCTACGGCACCACTGGAGGAAAGTCTGAGAAACCTACGACAAGAGTTGGAGACATTCTACAACAAACTGTTGCACCAGCTTCAGGCCAGAGACAGCAGAGCGAAGCCAAGACGACAAGGCAAACCGTCCATAAGG AACGAGCTCATCATTCAGATCATGACAGAGAGTTATGAGATTGACAACTTGAAGAGGAAGGCAGAGGATGCCAAGATGAAGCTAGTGACAGAGATCAAG TTGAGGAAACAGGCAGCCACAGAACTCAGGGCCTTGAAGGCTGAGCTGGCCCAGAAGAAGAGTCAATCCTCTAATCCTGCTCACACTGCCTGTCTGAGCTTAGGAGGCACTAGACAGGACAGACAACAAGTTCAGAACACCTCCATTTAA
- the spata1 gene encoding spermatogenesis-associated protein 1 isoform X4, which produces MCWPQFGTGQEQTGEGSQSENICSTAPQPELYLLPTEELDSSVCSQSLSPDTSISSQDHHIYYHPHKTCSLPTGTKEPVKFPLIPKCSHQPPPTSSLEEEEEEEGEDDDEQSYSSSESERDNEEEGLSSDKLSWAEKGCCQTKPQTHRAPKSVSENKGKIKDSAPVKESQEKDNCTKKKIQHIRQNRTARDSGVAPSLDDGDSVFSLTDGLRKSKDAYGLKSIMTQSVSRVTESPAVLSRPVRCTSPPPDLNMAKVTQKKSTSLIYPTNREELIDEIKLVREERKQLEWTRQELLRKGKDLLAQNRHRRNQARDSWKKKYFETKKATAPLEESLRNLRQELETFYNKLLHQLQARDSRAKPRRQGKPSIRNELIIQIMTESYEIDNLKRKAEDAKMKLVTEIKLRKQAATELRALKAELAQKKSQSSNPAHTACLSLGGTRQDRQQVQNTSI; this is translated from the exons ATGTGTTGGCCGCAGTTTGGCACTG GTCAAGAGCAGACAGGAGAGGGATCTCAAAGTGAAAACATTTGCTCCACC GCCCCACAGCCGGAGCTTTACCTGCTGCCCACAGAGGAGCTTGACAGCAGTGTTTGCTCCCAGTCTCTTAGCCCAGACACCAGCATCAGCTCCCAAGACCACCACATCTATTACCACCCTCACAAGACCTGCAGTCTGCCAACAGGAACAAAAGAGCCCGTTAAATTCCCCCTCATTCCCAAGTGTTCCCATCAGCCACCTCCCACCTCCAgcctggaagaggaggaggaagaggaaggggaggatgatgatgagcaGAGCTACAGTTCTTCAGAGTCAGAAAGAGATAATGAGGAGGAGGGCCTTTCCTCAGACAAGTTAAGTTGGGCAGAGAAGGGTTGTTGCCAAACGAAGCCTCAGACTCACAGGGCACCAAAGTCTGTCTCAGAGAATAAAGGTAAAATTAAAG ATTCGGCTCCAGTGAAGGAGTCACAGGAGAAAGATAACTGCACTAAGAAGAAGATCCAGCACATCAGACAGAACAGAACGGCCAGAGATTCAGGAGTAGCTCCATCTTTGGATGACGGGGATTCGGTCTTCTCCCTCACAGACGG GCTCAGGAAATCAAAAGATGCATATGGACTAAAGTCCATCATGACTCAATCAGTAAGTAGA GTGACAGAAAGTCCAGCTGTGCTGTCTCGGCCAGTCCGCTGCACCTCCCCACCTCCAGATCTGAACATGGCCAAGGTCACTCAAAAGAAGTCTACCTCTCTCATCTACCCAACAAATA GGGAGGAACTGATCGATGAGATCAAGCtggtgagggaggagaggaagcagcTGGAGTGGACCAGACAAGAGTTACTAAGAAAGGGGAAAGATTTATTGGCTCAAAATAGACACCGCAGGAACCAAG CACGTGACAGTTGGAAGAAGAAATATTTTGAAACCAAGAAGGCTACGGCACCACTGGAGGAAAGTCTGAGAAACCTACGACAAGAGTTGGAGACATTCTACAACAAACTGTTGCACCAGCTTCAGGCCAGAGACAGCAGAGCGAAGCCAAGACGACAAGGCAAACCGTCCATAAGG AACGAGCTCATCATTCAGATCATGACAGAGAGTTATGAGATTGACAACTTGAAGAGGAAGGCAGAGGATGCCAAGATGAAGCTAGTGACAGAGATCAAG TTGAGGAAACAGGCAGCCACAGAACTCAGGGCCTTGAAGGCTGAGCTGGCCCAGAAGAAGAGTCAATCCTCTAATCCTGCTCACACTGCCTGTCTGAGCTTAGGAGGCACTAGACAGGACAGACAACAAGTTCAGAACACCTCCATTTAA
- the spata1 gene encoding spermatogenesis-associated protein 1 isoform X2, with amino-acid sequence MELSCESVRYTENRRPASCKFVELHVLYVPDDQWNVKLNKVPVEAIENFVSAGFIRVYPDITLKSLRSELGALLGTERSIDKFSFLKCVGRSLALVKSRQERDLKVKTFAPPYAPQPELYLLPTEELDSSVCSQSLSPDTSISSQDHHIYYHPHKTCSLPTGTKEPVKFPLIPKCSHQPPPTSSLEEEEEEEGEDDDEQSYSSSESERDNEEEGLSSDKLSWAEKGCCQTKPQTHRAPKSVSENKGKIKDSAPVKESQEKDNCTKKKIQHIRQNRTARDSGVAPSLDDGDSVFSLTDGLRKSKDAYGLKSIMTQSVTESPAVLSRPVRCTSPPPDLNMAKVTQKKSTSLIYPTNREELIDEIKLVREERKQLEWTRQELLRKGKDLLAQNRHRRNQARDSWKKKYFETKKATAPLEESLRNLRQELETFYNKLLHQLQARDSRAKPRRQGKPSIRNELIIQIMTESYEIDNLKRKAEDAKMKLVTEIKLRKQAATELRALKAELAQKKSQSSNPAHTACLSLGGTRQDRQQVQNTSI; translated from the exons ATGGAGCTGTCTTGCGAGTCAGTGAGATACACTGAAAACAGGAGACCAGCTAGTTGCAAG TTTGTTGAGCTCCATGTCCTGTATGTGCCAGATGATCAGTGGAATGTGAAGCTCAACAAAGTCCCTGTAGAAGCCATAGAGAACTTCGTATCTGCAGGCTTCATCAG GGTTTATCCTGATATCACCCTGAAATCTCTGAGGAGCGAGCTGGGAGCTCTTCTTGGCACTGAGAGGAGTATAGACAAATTCTCTTTCCTGAAATGTGTTGGCCGCAGTTTGGCACTG GTCAAGAGCAGACAGGAGAGGGATCTCAAAGTGAAAACATTTGCTCCACCGTAT GCCCCACAGCCGGAGCTTTACCTGCTGCCCACAGAGGAGCTTGACAGCAGTGTTTGCTCCCAGTCTCTTAGCCCAGACACCAGCATCAGCTCCCAAGACCACCACATCTATTACCACCCTCACAAGACCTGCAGTCTGCCAACAGGAACAAAAGAGCCCGTTAAATTCCCCCTCATTCCCAAGTGTTCCCATCAGCCACCTCCCACCTCCAgcctggaagaggaggaggaagaggaaggggaggatgatgatgagcaGAGCTACAGTTCTTCAGAGTCAGAAAGAGATAATGAGGAGGAGGGCCTTTCCTCAGACAAGTTAAGTTGGGCAGAGAAGGGTTGTTGCCAAACGAAGCCTCAGACTCACAGGGCACCAAAGTCTGTCTCAGAGAATAAAGGTAAAATTAAAG ATTCGGCTCCAGTGAAGGAGTCACAGGAGAAAGATAACTGCACTAAGAAGAAGATCCAGCACATCAGACAGAACAGAACGGCCAGAGATTCAGGAGTAGCTCCATCTTTGGATGACGGGGATTCGGTCTTCTCCCTCACAGACGG GCTCAGGAAATCAAAAGATGCATATGGACTAAAGTCCATCATGACTCAATCA GTGACAGAAAGTCCAGCTGTGCTGTCTCGGCCAGTCCGCTGCACCTCCCCACCTCCAGATCTGAACATGGCCAAGGTCACTCAAAAGAAGTCTACCTCTCTCATCTACCCAACAAATA GGGAGGAACTGATCGATGAGATCAAGCtggtgagggaggagaggaagcagcTGGAGTGGACCAGACAAGAGTTACTAAGAAAGGGGAAAGATTTATTGGCTCAAAATAGACACCGCAGGAACCAAG CACGTGACAGTTGGAAGAAGAAATATTTTGAAACCAAGAAGGCTACGGCACCACTGGAGGAAAGTCTGAGAAACCTACGACAAGAGTTGGAGACATTCTACAACAAACTGTTGCACCAGCTTCAGGCCAGAGACAGCAGAGCGAAGCCAAGACGACAAGGCAAACCGTCCATAAGG AACGAGCTCATCATTCAGATCATGACAGAGAGTTATGAGATTGACAACTTGAAGAGGAAGGCAGAGGATGCCAAGATGAAGCTAGTGACAGAGATCAAG TTGAGGAAACAGGCAGCCACAGAACTCAGGGCCTTGAAGGCTGAGCTGGCCCAGAAGAAGAGTCAATCCTCTAATCCTGCTCACACTGCCTGTCTGAGCTTAGGAGGCACTAGACAGGACAGACAACAAGTTCAGAACACCTCCATTTAA